The Clostridiaceae bacterium HFYG-1003 genome includes a window with the following:
- a CDS encoding response regulator transcription factor, translated as MNESIYIAEDEDNIRETVRTFLESEGYQVRDFSTGDALFDEFQISPADLVILDVLMPGSSGFDITRKIRAISPVPIIILTARDSDLDYATGINLGSDDYFTKPFSAISLVMRVKAMLRRVRLDQEQHGSAARSEIHFGSIRINRKTMEARSGDQPLELTPTEYALLVYLLEHQDRAVSRSELLDEVWGYSQDIETRACDDTVRRLRKKLAGSGVRIDNIWGFGFRAAEE; from the coding sequence ATGAATGAATCGATCTATATTGCAGAAGATGAAGATAATATCCGGGAAACCGTTCGAACGTTCCTGGAGAGTGAGGGGTATCAGGTCCGGGATTTTTCCACCGGCGATGCCCTGTTTGACGAATTCCAGATAAGCCCGGCCGACCTGGTGATCCTGGATGTCCTGATGCCGGGATCCTCCGGCTTTGACATCACGCGGAAAATCCGCGCGATCAGCCCCGTGCCCATCATTATTCTGACAGCCCGGGACAGTGATCTGGACTATGCCACGGGCATCAACCTGGGCAGCGACGATTATTTCACCAAACCATTCAGCGCCATTTCCCTGGTCATGCGGGTTAAGGCCATGCTGCGCCGGGTCCGTCTGGATCAGGAACAGCACGGCTCTGCCGCCCGGTCAGAGATTCACTTCGGCAGCATCCGGATCAATCGCAAGACGATGGAAGCCCGCTCCGGTGATCAGCCCCTGGAACTGACGCCCACCGAGTATGCTTTGCTGGTCTATCTCCTGGAACACCAGGATCGGGCGGTTTCGCGCAGCGAGCTGCTGGATGAGGTCTGGGGCTACAGCCAGGACATTGAAACCAGAGCCTGTGACGACACGGTTCGGCGGCTGCGCAAGAAGCTGGCCGGCAGCGGGGTTCGCATTGACAATATCTGGGGATTTGGCTTCCGGGCAGCGGAGGAATAA
- a CDS encoding phosphotransferase produces MHNIIDETRFASKELLTKGWSADPKYIVSFASGEKRLLRLSPPGQLAFREQEFQRMKQLYALGIPMSEPLELGYCEGGRRIGILLSWIEGDDLEFALPALSLRQQYDLGVESGRILKKIHSLPAPPDQEDWTVRFNRKVDRNIALYQDCGIQVEGVQHLLDYIRVSRELLNDRPQCVQHGDYHVGNMILTKDRQLFIIDFNRHDAGDPWEEFNRIVWSAQVSPAFATGQLHGYFDGEPPSQFFALLAFYIASNSLSSIPWAISFGPKEVEGMIHQVQKVLTWFDNMKNPIPNWYLDAAKKIGSTGEIL; encoded by the coding sequence ATGCATAACATCATTGACGAGACCAGGTTTGCATCCAAAGAGCTCCTGACCAAAGGGTGGTCTGCCGACCCCAAATACATTGTTTCATTCGCTTCGGGCGAAAAACGGCTCCTGCGCCTTTCGCCACCCGGTCAGCTGGCGTTCAGGGAGCAGGAATTCCAGCGCATGAAGCAGCTTTATGCACTGGGAATACCCATGTCAGAACCCCTGGAACTGGGCTATTGCGAGGGCGGCCGCCGCATCGGCATACTGCTCAGCTGGATTGAGGGCGACGATCTGGAATTTGCGCTCCCGGCCTTGAGCTTGCGGCAGCAGTATGACCTGGGGGTCGAATCCGGCCGGATCCTGAAGAAAATCCACTCTTTGCCGGCCCCGCCGGATCAGGAGGACTGGACCGTCCGCTTCAACCGCAAAGTGGACCGCAACATCGCCCTGTACCAGGACTGCGGCATCCAGGTGGAGGGAGTTCAGCATCTGCTGGACTATATCCGGGTCAGCCGGGAACTGCTGAACGATCGTCCGCAGTGTGTTCAGCACGGGGACTATCATGTCGGCAACATGATCCTGACAAAGGACCGGCAGCTGTTCATCATTGATTTTAATCGACATGATGCAGGAGATCCCTGGGAAGAATTCAACCGAATCGTCTGGAGTGCACAAGTCAGTCCGGCGTTTGCTACCGGCCAGCTGCACGGCTATTTTGACGGAGAGCCGCCCAGTCAGTTTTTTGCGCTGCTGGCGTTCTATATCGCCAGCAATTCCCTGTCCTCCATTCCCTGGGCGATCTCCTTTGGTCCCAAGGAAGTCGAAGGGATGATTCACCAGGTGCAAAAGGTCCTGACCTGGTTTGACAACATGAAGAATCCGATCCCGAACTGGTATCTGGACGCAGCGAAGAAAATCGGCAGTACCGGCGAAATTTTATAG
- the aroF gene encoding 3-deoxy-7-phosphoheptulonate synthase, giving the protein MIIVLKPTPNKEEMEHLITWLESQGVLVHASMDLSQINLEVVGDTSHLDKHFIEALDVVDHVQPIRRFERCTDRKFHPEYTVIQVGNTQIGGGSLTLMAGPCSVESEAQVVAIARAVKASGATMLRGGAFKPRTSPYAFQGLGEKGLDLLRVARQETGLPLVSEIMDVSQLDLFKDIDVIQVGARNMQNYELLKALGRQDKPVMIKRGMSATYEEWLMSAEYVMAGGNNQVILCERGIRSFETYTRNTLDITSIPFMRRLTHLPIIADPSHATGKAWLVGPLSQGIVATGADGILIEVHNDPEHALCDGEQSITPEEFDSLAGKLTRLHGFMKEL; this is encoded by the coding sequence ATGATCATCGTATTGAAGCCAACCCCGAATAAAGAAGAAATGGAGCACCTGATCACCTGGCTGGAAAGCCAGGGAGTCCTGGTGCATGCCAGCATGGATCTCTCCCAGATCAATCTGGAGGTGGTGGGGGATACCTCCCATTTGGACAAGCATTTCATCGAAGCCCTTGATGTCGTGGACCATGTCCAGCCAATTCGGAGGTTTGAACGCTGCACCGATCGGAAATTTCATCCCGAGTATACCGTGATTCAGGTTGGCAATACTCAGATCGGCGGAGGCAGTCTGACCCTCATGGCCGGGCCATGCTCCGTGGAAAGCGAGGCTCAGGTAGTGGCCATTGCCCGGGCCGTGAAAGCCAGCGGGGCTACGATGCTTCGCGGCGGAGCGTTCAAGCCCAGAACTTCACCCTATGCCTTTCAGGGTCTGGGCGAAAAAGGACTGGATCTTCTTCGGGTCGCCCGTCAGGAAACCGGCCTGCCCCTGGTCAGCGAGATCATGGATGTGAGCCAGCTCGATCTATTCAAGGATATCGACGTCATCCAGGTTGGAGCCCGCAACATGCAGAACTACGAGCTGCTCAAGGCACTGGGGCGGCAGGACAAGCCCGTCATGATCAAGCGCGGGATGTCCGCGACCTACGAAGAGTGGCTCATGAGCGCCGAATACGTCATGGCCGGGGGCAATAACCAGGTGATCCTGTGTGAGCGCGGCATCCGAAGCTTCGAAACTTATACCCGCAATACGCTGGATATCACCTCAATTCCCTTCATGCGCCGTCTGACACATCTGCCCATCATCGCTGATCCCAGCCATGCCACCGGCAAAGCCTGGCTGGTGGGGCCGCTTTCCCAGGGTATTGTTGCCACAGGGGCGGACGGAATTCTTATCGAAGTGCACAATGATCCGGAACACGCACTGTGTGACGGGGAACAGTCCATCACGCCGGAAGAGTTTGACTCTCTGGCCGGAAAGCTGACTCGCCTGCATGGATTCATGAAGGAGTTATAG
- a CDS encoding carbohydrate-binding domain-containing protein: MNKKWNRRLRIRVVAALAAVTLTAAGCSASPVGSTLAGTASTQITVAGTAAGTQTAGTAGRPDTSGTATSGESQEAALTVEYSSKDLETTVDETAATKIRFGEKITVSGEGAQASDKILTISQAGTYLLSGESADGQIVVNAPEDADVILVLNGLKLTCPSASVLHILEADQVILTLTAGSENVLTDGVDRVQADSEATDAAIYSKADLTINGSGSLKVTGQYAHGIVSKDDLKIVSGQITITAVNDGLQGKDLVAIRDGNLNITAGGDGIQSTNDEEAAKGGILIENGTFDLTAGQDGIQAETSLWIKNGTFRLVTGGGSANSSQTSGWGNWGPAPASDSQTSDSAKGLKAGTALVIDGGVIQLDSSDDAVHSNGDVTINGGAIELSSGDDGIHADQALLINAGDIYIETSYEGLEGASVTIRDGKVHVGAMDDGINTSGGNDGSSVSGRPGQNGFDQSDGTLLSLLGGYVFIDSAGDGIDANGDIVMEAATVIVNGPTNNGNGAVDYAGTFTLNSGTLLALGSSGMAQNISETSSQAAFLLNTSEISADTLVRITSSDGTEQITFSSPKPFSSILYSSSDLKAGDTCLISSGGTSDGTATDGIIQGGTWSGGTQLTQVEMTSAQTTIGGGMGPGPGGMKPGPGNPGKRP, from the coding sequence ATGAATAAAAAATGGAACAGACGCTTACGAATCAGGGTCGTGGCCGCCCTGGCCGCAGTGACCCTCACTGCTGCCGGCTGCAGTGCATCCCCAGTGGGCAGCACTTTGGCAGGGACAGCTTCGACTCAGATCACGGTTGCAGGAACAGCTGCCGGTACACAAACCGCCGGCACAGCAGGCAGACCGGACACATCGGGCACTGCCACTTCCGGCGAATCCCAGGAGGCAGCCCTGACCGTCGAGTACAGTTCAAAAGATCTGGAGACGACGGTGGATGAAACTGCCGCCACAAAAATCCGGTTCGGGGAAAAAATCACAGTCAGCGGTGAAGGCGCTCAGGCCTCCGACAAAATTCTGACCATCAGCCAGGCGGGAACCTATCTTCTGTCCGGAGAATCCGCTGATGGCCAGATCGTGGTGAACGCGCCGGAGGATGCCGATGTCATCCTGGTTCTGAATGGGCTGAAACTGACCTGTCCGTCGGCCTCAGTGCTGCATATTCTGGAAGCGGATCAAGTGATCCTGACGCTGACTGCCGGCTCGGAAAATGTGCTGACCGACGGCGTCGACCGAGTTCAGGCGGACAGCGAGGCGACGGATGCGGCGATCTACAGCAAGGCGGATCTTACGATCAACGGCAGCGGCAGTCTCAAGGTTACGGGTCAGTATGCCCATGGCATTGTCAGCAAAGATGACCTGAAAATCGTCAGCGGTCAGATCACGATCACCGCAGTCAACGATGGGCTGCAAGGCAAGGATCTGGTTGCGATCCGGGACGGCAATCTGAACATCACGGCAGGCGGCGACGGCATCCAGTCGACCAATGATGAGGAGGCTGCCAAGGGCGGAATCCTCATCGAAAACGGCACCTTTGACCTGACAGCCGGCCAGGATGGCATTCAGGCTGAAACCAGCCTGTGGATCAAAAACGGTACTTTCCGGCTGGTCACCGGCGGCGGCAGCGCCAATTCCAGTCAGACCAGCGGCTGGGGGAACTGGGGACCGGCACCCGCTTCCGACAGCCAGACCTCCGATTCCGCCAAGGGTCTCAAAGCCGGCACTGCGCTGGTGATTGACGGCGGAGTCATCCAGCTGGATTCCTCTGACGACGCAGTCCACTCCAACGGTGATGTCACCATCAATGGCGGTGCCATCGAACTGTCCTCCGGCGATGATGGAATCCATGCCGATCAGGCTCTGCTGATCAATGCCGGCGACATCTACATTGAGACCAGCTATGAGGGACTGGAAGGCGCCAGTGTGACGATCCGGGATGGAAAGGTCCACGTCGGCGCGATGGACGACGGGATCAACACCTCCGGAGGCAATGACGGCTCCTCTGTCAGTGGCCGGCCCGGGCAAAACGGATTTGATCAGTCCGATGGCACCCTCCTCTCCCTGCTGGGCGGCTACGTTTTTATTGATTCCGCGGGGGACGGCATTGATGCCAACGGCGACATCGTAATGGAAGCAGCCACCGTCATCGTGAACGGCCCCACCAATAACGGCAACGGGGCGGTGGACTATGCCGGCACCTTTACCCTGAATTCAGGAACGCTTCTGGCCCTGGGCAGCTCCGGCATGGCTCAGAACATCAGCGAAACCTCCAGCCAGGCAGCTTTTCTCCTGAACACCAGTGAAATCAGTGCTGACACCCTGGTCCGGATCACCTCATCCGACGGAACCGAGCAGATCACCTTCTCCTCCCCCAAACCCTTCAGTTCCATCCTTTACTCCAGCTCCGACCTGAAGGCCGGTGACACCTGCCTCATCTCCAGCGGCGGCACCTCTGACGGAACCGCCACCGACGGAATCATCCAGGGCGGCACCTGGTCCGGCGGCACGCAGCTGACCCAGGTTGAGATGACCTCAGCTCAGACAACCATCGGAGGCGGCATGGGCCCCGGCCCGGGCGGCATGAAGCCCGGTCCCGGGAACCCAGGCAAACGTCCCTGA
- a CDS encoding DUF4956 domain-containing protein — MTFQDIFKSSYLEKLAEFSFLDAAIALILAFLTGLFIHTIYRRTFNGVLYSKPFNTSLVLLTMLTTFIILAVTSNVVLSLGMVGALSIVRFRTAIKDPLDLVFLFWAIGSGIVLGAGMVPLALVGSLLIGLVILAFARGTDQDQPFVLILDLEDESAEVESLTYLKKEPHRLKLKSKTITPGQIEIIYELRLCAQNTAFVNELVSLRGVRNATLVSCNGDYAA, encoded by the coding sequence ATGACATTTCAGGATATCTTCAAGTCCAGCTATCTGGAAAAACTCGCGGAATTTTCTTTTCTCGATGCCGCCATCGCCCTGATTCTGGCCTTTCTGACCGGACTATTCATCCACACCATTTACCGGCGAACCTTTAACGGCGTTCTGTACTCCAAGCCGTTCAATACCTCTCTGGTGCTTCTGACCATGCTCACCACCTTCATCATCCTGGCGGTAACTTCCAATGTGGTGCTCTCCCTTGGCATGGTGGGCGCACTCTCCATCGTTCGCTTCCGAACCGCCATCAAGGATCCCCTGGATCTGGTCTTCCTGTTCTGGGCCATCGGCTCCGGCATCGTCCTGGGCGCCGGCATGGTGCCCCTGGCCCTGGTCGGCTCCCTGCTGATCGGTCTGGTCATTCTGGCATTTGCCCGCGGAACCGATCAGGATCAGCCCTTTGTGCTCATACTGGATCTGGAAGATGAATCCGCGGAGGTTGAATCCCTGACCTATCTGAAAAAGGAACCGCACCGCCTGAAACTGAAATCCAAGACCATTACCCCCGGACAGATCGAAATCATCTATGAGCTTCGCCTATGCGCCCAGAATACCGCCTTTGTCAATGAACTGGTCAGCCTGCGCGGTGTCCGCAACGCCACCCTGGTCAGCTGCAACGGAGATTATGCCGCCTGA
- a CDS encoding HAMP domain-containing histidine kinase: MERKKYSLKSRMLLMVTSLILAVFALTFISFNLLISNYIETNATEALTQSRSNLPPDRTEAGPSVRERKPPQSVGGNAERLFVTADRQVLLPDFYPALDESSPLYDFIQHVEDGTVLLDRSDILKLTTDQGLYYYTVVPSAEGIATFQVYFINMTNLYSFEQNLSRLLLLIMSVALVLAVAATYLIASRIAGPVKALSVFARHIGNGDYQTLEEDFADREVHELKLSMNESSEKLRRYDEEQRVFFQNASHELRTPLQIIKTNAEALELDLIPKQKALPVIRQEVDSLSQLVEDVILLSRLDARSRDLVQTTGDLRETLSYTAERFASVLAEQKIQIQYDFQEDPVLFTYDDKSMERALQNLISNAVRYARSSLTLSCREEAGRIVIRVADDGPGISPEDLPHIFDRFYKGAKGNHGIGLSIVRSIVTSYGGRVEVATSPEGAVFTIFLPPLTPSTRSNG; the protein is encoded by the coding sequence ATGGAACGGAAAAAATACAGCCTGAAATCCCGCATGCTGCTCATGGTCACGTCCCTGATCCTGGCGGTGTTCGCGCTGACCTTCATCAGCTTCAACCTGCTCATTTCAAACTACATAGAAACCAATGCCACCGAAGCCCTCACCCAGTCGCGGTCCAATCTGCCCCCCGACCGGACGGAGGCCGGTCCCTCCGTCCGGGAACGCAAGCCGCCCCAGTCCGTCGGCGGCAACGCCGAGCGGCTGTTTGTGACGGCAGACCGTCAGGTTCTGCTGCCCGATTTCTATCCGGCGCTGGATGAATCCTCCCCCCTGTACGATTTCATCCAGCACGTCGAGGACGGAACTGTTCTCCTCGACCGTTCTGACATCCTGAAGCTCACCACGGATCAGGGGCTCTACTACTATACTGTGGTGCCGTCCGCGGAAGGCATCGCCACCTTTCAGGTCTACTTCATCAACATGACCAACCTCTACAGCTTTGAACAGAACCTCTCCCGCCTGCTGCTTTTGATCATGAGCGTCGCCCTGGTGCTGGCCGTTGCGGCCACCTATCTGATCGCTTCCCGGATCGCCGGGCCGGTCAAAGCCCTGAGCGTGTTTGCCCGGCACATCGGCAATGGCGATTATCAGACGCTGGAGGAAGATTTTGCCGACCGGGAGGTTCATGAGCTCAAACTGTCCATGAATGAATCCAGCGAGAAACTCAGACGTTATGACGAAGAACAGCGGGTCTTTTTCCAGAACGCCTCCCATGAGCTGCGCACGCCGCTCCAGATCATTAAAACCAATGCGGAAGCCCTGGAGCTGGATCTGATTCCGAAGCAGAAAGCCCTGCCGGTCATCCGGCAGGAAGTGGACAGCCTCAGCCAGCTGGTGGAAGACGTAATCCTCCTGTCCCGCCTGGATGCCCGTTCCCGCGATCTGGTGCAGACCACCGGTGATCTGAGGGAAACCCTGTCCTACACCGCGGAACGCTTCGCCTCGGTTCTGGCCGAACAGAAAATCCAGATCCAGTATGACTTTCAGGAAGACCCCGTTCTGTTTACCTATGACGACAAATCCATGGAACGGGCGCTTCAGAACCTGATTTCCAACGCGGTGCGGTATGCCCGGAGCAGCCTGACCTTAAGCTGCCGCGAAGAAGCCGGACGCATCGTAATCCGCGTAGCCGACGACGGCCCCGGGATCTCGCCGGAAGACCTGCCGCACATTTTCGACCGCTTCTACAAAGGAGCTAAGGGCAATCATGGCATCGGCCTGTCCATTGTCCGCTCCATCGTCACGTCCTACGGCGGACGGGTTGAGGTCGCCACCAGTCCAGAAGGAGCCGTCTTCACGATCTTCCTGCCTCCCCTGACCCCCTCGACCCGATCAAACGGATGA
- a CDS encoding DUF2202 domain-containing protein, whose protein sequence is MKKSRRILSAALLSLALLTSAATALGAEADYGAPAAKADLSLTLEEMLTYSIQDEYLAEAEYVKILAEFGQVRPFSNIVQAEGRHIAMLEPLFASYGFTVPVNEAAGRIELPETLVESYQAGVTAEILNIEMYDRFLKETLPEDVRLVFERLKAASENHLAAFERAVQRSDGSLQPGRQPRSGQGAPGQGSAPGPSGGFQRGAGRGAGRGMGQRVNRCN, encoded by the coding sequence ATGAAAAAATCAAGACGAATTTTGAGTGCGGCGCTGCTTAGCCTGGCCCTGCTGACTTCAGCGGCAACCGCTCTGGGCGCCGAGGCGGATTATGGCGCACCAGCCGCAAAGGCAGACCTCAGTCTGACCTTGGAAGAAATGCTGACTTACTCCATTCAGGATGAATATCTGGCCGAAGCGGAATACGTAAAAATTCTGGCTGAATTCGGCCAGGTACGACCCTTCAGCAACATCGTCCAGGCCGAAGGCCGACACATCGCGATGCTGGAACCACTCTTTGCCAGTTATGGATTTACGGTTCCTGTCAACGAAGCAGCCGGGCGCATCGAACTGCCCGAAACTCTGGTCGAAAGCTATCAAGCTGGTGTGACGGCGGAGATCCTCAATATCGAAATGTATGACCGCTTCCTGAAAGAAACGCTGCCGGAAGACGTCCGGCTGGTGTTTGAACGGCTGAAAGCTGCCTCTGAGAATCATCTGGCTGCCTTTGAACGCGCCGTTCAGCGCTCGGACGGTTCTCTTCAGCCAGGTCGTCAGCCTCGATCCGGTCAAGGCGCTCCCGGACAGGGATCCGCCCCCGGACCGTCCGGCGGATTCCAGCGCGGTGCCGGCAGAGGAGCCGGCCGCGGTATGGGTCAGCGCGTCAACCGCTGCAACTGA
- a CDS encoding putative ABC transporter permease, whose protein sequence is MFFEWALLFLIYAFLGWCTEVAYNALTRGKFINAGILNGPWCPIYGFGILAILWLLNPFEENLLVLFFGAVGITSALELITGIVLEKLFHQKWWDYSDRPFNLGGYICLLFSLGWGLGSLILVERIHPRVMRLMAVMSPSLIMILAGVLLLLLVSDAVVTANTILKLNRKLDHLEELSVHIRRTSQEMGEALASGFIYLADRKEDMEDRLEEKRQELRDYMESTREYHYRLNDGTLSAPDSTDPVHSQTDAKDNQFIEPVSAETVNQVDELISRPLFGEHRLFRAFPHARSKRHPAALQKLKEIHLSRSKARRQHPQTGRFPKHPPYEQGGPHA, encoded by the coding sequence ATGTTTTTTGAATGGGCTCTGCTTTTTTTGATCTATGCCTTTCTGGGCTGGTGCACGGAAGTGGCTTACAACGCCCTGACCAGAGGGAAGTTCATCAATGCCGGGATTTTGAACGGGCCCTGGTGTCCGATTTATGGGTTTGGGATCCTGGCAATTCTCTGGCTGCTCAACCCGTTTGAGGAGAATCTTCTAGTTCTGTTTTTTGGAGCCGTTGGAATCACCAGTGCGTTGGAGCTGATCACCGGGATCGTGCTGGAGAAGCTGTTTCATCAAAAATGGTGGGATTACTCCGACCGGCCGTTCAATCTGGGCGGCTATATCTGCCTGCTGTTCTCGCTGGGCTGGGGGTTGGGATCACTGATTCTGGTGGAACGGATCCATCCCCGGGTTATGAGGCTGATGGCCGTGATGTCGCCCTCGTTGATCATGATTCTGGCGGGAGTTCTCCTGCTGCTTCTCGTATCGGATGCCGTAGTGACTGCCAATACGATTCTGAAGCTAAACCGCAAGCTGGATCACCTGGAAGAGCTGTCGGTTCATATTCGCCGGACTTCGCAGGAGATGGGCGAAGCCCTTGCCTCCGGGTTTATTTACCTGGCCGACCGGAAGGAGGACATGGAGGACCGCCTGGAAGAAAAGCGGCAGGAATTGCGGGATTATATGGAGTCGACCCGGGAGTACCACTATCGCCTGAACGACGGGACGCTGTCCGCACCCGATTCAACGGACCCGGTACATTCTCAGACTGATGCGAAAGACAACCAGTTCATCGAACCAGTCTCTGCAGAAACCGTGAATCAGGTGGATGAGCTGATCAGCCGGCCGCTCTTTGGGGAACATCGGCTGTTCCGGGCCTTTCCGCATGCCCGATCGAAACGTCATCCGGCTGCCCTGCAAAAACTTAAGGAAATTCATCTGAGCCGTTCCAAAGCCAGAAGACAGCACCCGCAGACTGGCCGGTTCCCGAAGCATCCACCATACGAACAGGGAGGACCCCATGCATAA
- a CDS encoding polyphosphate polymerase domain-containing protein: MIHPGYRNELKYLISPSSRQVLSRQLERVLRRDPHAIGKGYAIRSLYFDTAQADALQDNLMGSAVREKYRLRLYNEDPARIRLEKKVRHGNQGFKVSAQLTRQEVESILKGSFGFLKDHREDLLREFYVRLRSGGLSPCLVVNYFREPFLFDPGNVRVTLDYDLAYSRNPRSFLDFSLPLIPESRSKCLLEVKYDEFLPSLIPSLLEGHQPMRTAHSKYVTGRFLTGA, from the coding sequence ATGATTCACCCAGGCTATCGCAATGAACTGAAATATCTGATCAGCCCGTCTTCCCGGCAGGTGCTGTCCCGCCAGCTCGAACGCGTCCTCCGGCGGGATCCTCATGCCATAGGTAAAGGCTACGCCATCCGCAGTCTCTACTTTGATACGGCTCAGGCCGACGCTCTGCAGGACAACCTGATGGGCAGCGCTGTCCGGGAGAAATACCGGCTGAGGCTCTACAATGAGGATCCTGCCAGGATCCGGCTCGAAAAAAAAGTCAGGCACGGCAATCAGGGCTTTAAGGTTTCGGCTCAGCTGACCCGGCAGGAAGTGGAATCGATCCTGAAGGGCTCCTTCGGGTTTCTGAAAGACCACCGTGAAGATCTGCTCCGCGAATTCTATGTCCGGCTGCGCTCGGGAGGCCTTTCGCCCTGCCTGGTTGTGAACTACTTTCGGGAGCCCTTCCTGTTTGATCCGGGCAATGTCCGCGTCACCCTGGACTATGACCTGGCCTACTCCCGGAATCCGCGCAGCTTTCTGGATTTCTCTCTGCCCCTGATCCCGGAATCCAGAAGCAAGTGCCTGCTGGAAGTCAAATACGATGAGTTTCTGCCAAGTCTGATCCCGTCCCTGCTGGAAGGGCATCAGCCCATGCGGACCGCTCACTCCAAGTATGTCACCGGACGCTTCCTGACCGGAGCCTGA
- a CDS encoding Ldh family oxidoreductase, which produces MIKSVLVSYEELKAFCEEAFHRFGFEPAQSEQITDVLLAADLYGIDSHGTNRIVLYHEQIRSGFIDVAAQPEVVFATPVSAVIDGNRGMGQLVSVRAMEEAIRLASASGVGLVTVRNSNHHGIAGYYSRLAAQEGFLGIAMTNSLKAVVPTFARVPVLGTNPMAVTYPGNPVPFHFDASTSVVTAGKFEVYHKQGHPIPAGWGINAAGEEETDPGAVLEAMKTGQGGIHPLGGGGEIHGGHKGYGFAMLAEIFSSILSQGITSNHVEEGDTAGVCHFFAAIDPALFGDAAAISDHLERFLTELREAPKAQGQERIYIHGEKEAECYDRRKAEGIRINPAVLREMRDMAQDLNMVLEDYFPAI; this is translated from the coding sequence ATGATAAAATCAGTCCTTGTAAGTTATGAAGAATTAAAGGCATTCTGTGAGGAGGCTTTCCACCGGTTTGGCTTTGAACCGGCACAAAGTGAGCAGATCACGGATGTGCTGCTGGCGGCAGATCTGTATGGGATTGATTCGCATGGCACCAATCGGATTGTGCTGTATCACGAACAGATTCGCAGCGGGTTCATCGATGTGGCGGCACAGCCTGAGGTGGTTTTTGCCACCCCGGTATCGGCAGTTATTGACGGGAATCGCGGCATGGGCCAGCTGGTCTCGGTTCGTGCCATGGAGGAAGCGATTCGGCTGGCCAGCGCGTCCGGTGTCGGGCTGGTCACGGTTCGAAATTCCAACCATCACGGCATCGCCGGCTATTATTCGCGCCTGGCCGCTCAGGAAGGCTTCCTGGGCATTGCCATGACCAATTCGCTGAAGGCCGTGGTGCCGACCTTTGCCCGGGTGCCGGTGCTGGGCACCAACCCGATGGCGGTGACCTACCCGGGCAATCCGGTTCCCTTCCATTTTGATGCCTCCACTTCAGTGGTAACCGCGGGCAAGTTTGAGGTGTACCACAAGCAGGGTCACCCCATTCCCGCCGGCTGGGGCATCAATGCGGCCGGCGAAGAGGAGACGGATCCCGGAGCCGTGCTGGAGGCCATGAAGACCGGGCAGGGCGGGATTCATCCGCTGGGCGGCGGGGGCGAAATCCACGGCGGCCACAAAGGCTATGGCTTTGCGATGCTGGCAGAAATCTTTTCGTCCATCCTGTCGCAAGGGATTACCTCCAACCATGTGGAAGAGGGGGATACCGCCGGGGTCTGCCACTTCTTTGCCGCCATTGATCCAGCGCTGTTTGGCGATGCAGCTGCCATTTCGGATCATCTGGAACGCTTCCTGACGGAGCTGAGAGAAGCGCCCAAAGCTCAGGGTCAGGAACGGATCTACATTCACGGCGAAAAAGAAGCGGAATGCTATGACCGGCGCAAAGCCGAAGGCATCCGGATCAATCCGGCGGTGCTCCGGGAAATGAGGGACATGGCGCAGGATCTGAACATGGTCCTGGAGGACTACTTTCCGGCCATCTGA